The following coding sequences are from one Lolium rigidum isolate FL_2022 chromosome 6, APGP_CSIRO_Lrig_0.1, whole genome shotgun sequence window:
- the LOC124660000 gene encoding small polypeptide DEVIL 11-like: MELNSAEEKQPQQPCRLPSKKRSGGKQGSDMGVRGGGKAGRPSFSGRCARLVKEQRARFYIMRRCVTMLVCWREYA, translated from the coding sequence ATGGAGCTCAACAGCGCGGAAGAGAAGCAGCCGCAGCAGCCGTGCAGGCTGCCGTCCAAGAAGAGGAGCGGCGGCAAGCAGGGTAGCGACATGggcgtgcgcggcggcggcaAGGCCGGGCGGCCGTCCTTCTCGGGGCGGTGCGCGCGGCTGGTCAAGGAGCAGCGCGCGCGGTTCTACATCATGCGCCGCTGCGTCACCATGCTCGTGTGCTGGCGCGAGTACGCCTGA